A portion of the Glycine max cultivar Williams 82 chromosome 10, Glycine_max_v4.0, whole genome shotgun sequence genome contains these proteins:
- the LOC121172930 gene encoding uncharacterized protein: MVVLTRAICAPRCTPFPLFPRSFPQSKCSSTALVAISPPMTDLVVACATTTLTTTKEVEDPTVDSTRSPGIRILRWWVMGSLHIQFLGRVRITSSDGEVGLLNTGGGVKAHSLLT, from the exons ATGGTGGTTTTGACCAGGGCCATATGCGCCCCGAGATGCACACCCTTCCCACTGTTCCCAAGGAGCTTTCCACAGAGCAAATGCAGTTCAACCGCCTTGGTGGCGATTTCTCCTCCTATGACTGATCTGGTGGTCGCTTGTGCGACCACGACACTGACAACAACGAAGGAGGTGGAAGATCCTACGGTGGATTCAACAAGGAGCCCAGGGATCCGAATCCTAAGGTGGTGGGTGATGGGGTCTCTACATATTCAGTTTTTGGG GAGGGTACGAATCACCTCTAGCGATGGTGAAGTTGGTCTGCTAAATACAGGGGGAGGTGTAAAGGCACATTCCCTTTTAACTTAA